The following nucleotide sequence is from Peribacillus sp. ACCC06369.
ACTTTTCATTTGGTTTGTTGCTCCCTCCCTTTGAATGCCAATGCTCATTTGCATTTGACAGCCAGGGTTGACGGTCACTACGGTAGTGGCTTTCGTTTCTTTTAGGTTCTTCATTTTTTCATCAAGAATTTTCATGGATTCATCAAAGTGGAGAAGATTGTATATACCTCCAGATGCACAGCAGCGGTCAAACCCTTCCATTTCCACATAGGAAATTCCTGGTATGGATTGCAATAATAATCGAGGTTCCTTTTGGACCTTTTGAACATTGCGTAAATGACAGGAATCTTGATAAGAAACGATGCCTTGCCATTCTTCAGTATAGGGAAGTGGACCCAATTGATAAAGGATTTGACTGATATCTTTTGATTTTTTTGAGAATTCCCTTGCTGTTCCAGCCCATTCGTGATCATCTGCCAATAGATGTCCATATTCAAGAAGCGAAGCACCGCAGCCTCCTGCGTTATTTACAATTACATCAGCATCTGCCTCCATGAAAGCAAGGATATTCCTCTTCGCTAATGCTTGCGCTTGTATTGTTTCGCCTTGATGGGAATGCAGGGCACCGCAGCAATTCTGATTTTCAGGGAGGATGACCTCACATCCCACCAAGGTGAGCAGCTCGATGGTTAGACGGTTGATTCGTGACATCATGGAATCCATGATACACCCTGCAAAAAATGCCACCCTTAATTTCGTTTCCCCTTTTGCGGGTATTATCGTACCTGTCCGGATTCGTTTGGAGGACGACTCGATAGCAGGGAGTGCTTGTTCTAAATGTCCAAGGGCAGGTGAAACTTTATGCAGTACATTGGATGTCCGGATAAGTTTGGATAACCCTGTTTTTTGATAAAGAAAGACTGCACTCCCAATCCTATTCATTCGTTTTGGATATGGGAAAAGATGAACCAATGCCAGTTTTTTGATCTTCGTCATTTTAGTTTTTTGGTTTGTTGGCGCGGAGTTTTCAATGGCTTCTTTTGCCGCTTCCAGTATATGTCCGTATGGCACACCAACAGGACATGCGGTTTCACAAGCACGACAGCCTAAGCATAGGTCGATCGGTTCAGATAAATCTTTTTGGAAATCTATTTTCCCTTCGGCCGCCATTTTCACTAGATTGATTCGACCGCGTGGAGAGGCTGATTCTACACCCATTGATTCGTATGTAGGACATGCTGGTAAACAGTAACCGCATTTTACGCATTGGTTTGTCCAATCATAGGCATCTGAATATAAATTTTGGACCGCTGCATTTGTCTCGTTCACTTTGACGGGTAGGTTCATGTAACCAACACGACCCTTGTCTGGCCCTTATCAGGAAAAATCTTTCCTGGATTAAGGATATTATTGGGATCCCATGCTTCTTTAATTTTTTTCATCATATTCACCCCTGTTATACCTAATTCCATTTCCATATATGGTGACTTTAATGTACCGATTCCATGTTCACCGGAAAGTGTTCCGCCTAGTTCAATTGCGGCTTCAAAAATTTCACTGACTGCAAGCTCCACTTTTTTCATTTCCGTAATATTTCGTTTATCAGTAATGATGTTCGGATGCAAATTCCCATCTCCTGCATGACCAAAAACAACCAAGTTCAACCCGTATTTCTCCCGGATTCGGTTTAATCTCTCCATCATCGCCGGAATTTGACTGCGTGGAACAGTCGCGTCTTCAGAAATCTTTGTAGGACCCATTTGTGTAATGGCCGGGGAAACCAATTTACGCGCACTCCAAATAGTTTGGCGTTCTTCCTCTGTCTCCGCTATCTTGACGTAGGAAGCACCCTTTGCCCTGCATAAATCGGCGCATTTAATTATTTCTTCCTCAATCGCCAAAGGGTGACCATCTATTTCTATGATAAGGATGGCTTCTGCTTGAAGAGGCAAGCCAGAAGGTCGATAGCTTTCAACAGCACGGATACACGCATTATCCATCAATTCCAGGGCTGATGGTAGAATTCCTGACGATAATATGCTGGTAATGGCATGGCCGGAGTCAATCAAATGATTGAAGTGGGCAACAAAGGTTTGTTTAGCTTGCGGTTTTGGGATTAAACGAATGATTGCCTCTGTAACGATGCCCAAGGTACCTTCCGATCCTACGATCAATCGGGTTAAATCATACCCTGTTACATTTTTCACGGTCTTTCCGCCAGTACGGATGATTTCTCCCGTTGGGGTGACCACCTCAAGGCCTATCACATATTCTTTGGTCGTTCCGTATTTCAATCCCTTTGGACCGCTGGAGTTTTCCAATAGATTCCCGCCTATTGTGGCAACATTTGAACTGCTTGGATCTGGAGGATAGAACAAGCCGGCTTCTTCCGCCTTTTTATGGATATTTGCCGTAATCACACCCGGAGAGACAATGGCAAGCATATTTTCCCGATCGATGATCAATTTATCTCGTAAAAGGGTCATATCAAGAACCATACCCCCTTTAACTGGTAAAGGGCCGCCACTTAGCGAAGTACCAGATCCTCTAGGGTAAACAGGTATTTTGTGTATATTAGCCAATTTAACCACTTCACTGATTTCTTCGGCGTTTTTGGGCTGTATCACGACTTCAGGTAAAAATTCTCCAAAAGAAGCGTCATAGCTATAACAATACCTTTCTGCTAAATCAAGGAACATTCTATCACCTGGAATTACCTGACTAAGGTCATGTAAGGCTTCTTT
It contains:
- a CDS encoding (Fe-S)-binding protein — encoded protein: MNETNAAVQNLYSDAYDWTNQCVKCGYCLPACPTYESMGVESASPRGRINLVKMAAEGKIDFQKDLSEPIDLCLGCRACETACPVGVPYGHILEAAKEAIENSAPTNQKTKMTKIKKLALVHLFPYPKRMNRIGSAVFLYQKTGLSKLIRTSNVLHKVSPALGHLEQALPAIESSSKRIRTGTIIPAKGETKLRVAFFAGCIMDSMMSRINRLTIELLTLVGCEVILPENQNCCGALHSHQGETIQAQALAKRNILAFMEADADVIVNNAGGCGASLLEYGHLLADDHEWAGTAREFSKKSKDISQILYQLGPLPYTEEWQGIVSYQDSCHLRNVQKVQKEPRLLLQSIPGISYVEMEGFDRCCASGGIYNLLHFDESMKILDEKMKNLKETKATTVVTVNPGCQMQMSIGIQREGATNQMKSMHLVEILAKACGLD
- a CDS encoding FAD-linked oxidase C-terminal domain-containing protein, producing MEKEALHDLSQVIPGDRMFLDLAERYCYSYDASFGEFLPEVVIQPKNAEEISEVVKLANIHKIPVYPRGSGTSLSGGPLPVKGGMVLDMTLLRDKLIIDRENMLAIVSPGVITANIHKKAEEAGLFYPPDPSSSNVATIGGNLLENSSGPKGLKYGTTKEYVIGLEVVTPTGEIIRTGGKTVKNVTGYDLTRLIVGSEGTLGIVTEAIIRLIPKPQAKQTFVAHFNHLIDSGHAITSILSSGILPSALELMDNACIRAVESYRPSGLPLQAEAILIIEIDGHPLAIEEEIIKCADLCRAKGASYVKIAETEEERQTIWSARKLVSPAITQMGPTKISEDATVPRSQIPAMMERLNRIREKYGLNLVVFGHAGDGNLHPNIITDKRNITEMKKVELAVSEIFEAAIELGGTLSGEHGIGTLKSPYMEMELGITGVNMMKKIKEAWDPNNILNPGKIFPDKGQTRVVLVT